A region of Chitinophaga horti DNA encodes the following proteins:
- a CDS encoding glycoside hydrolase family 43 protein yields MRKLLMSVLWMLFAGATFAQQKDVLLFSYFKGNGEDGLHLAWSEDGYNWKSLRGDSSFLKPTAGKDKLMRDPCIIQGPDGLFHMVWTVSWHEKTIGYASSKDLVHWSGQQNVPVMAHENASNCWAPEITYDAKKKQYVIYWATTIPGRFPATDTLGDNNHRMYYVTTKDFKTYTKAQLLYDQGFNVIDATIQPDGKRYLMFLKDETVKPVPQKKLYLVTSNKLTSGYGKPTTPITGNYWAEGPTAIKIGNTWMVYFDKYTQHKYGVVTSTDLVNWKDESDRLSMPKGIRHGTVLKVKREVVDRLQ; encoded by the coding sequence ATGCGGAAACTATTAATGAGTGTTTTATGGATGCTTTTTGCCGGCGCTACTTTCGCCCAGCAGAAAGATGTGTTACTGTTCTCTTACTTCAAAGGCAACGGCGAAGATGGCCTGCACCTGGCCTGGAGCGAAGATGGTTATAACTGGAAGTCACTGCGCGGCGACAGCTCCTTCTTAAAGCCCACCGCCGGCAAGGATAAACTGATGCGCGATCCCTGTATTATTCAGGGGCCGGATGGCCTGTTCCACATGGTATGGACTGTAAGCTGGCATGAAAAAACCATTGGGTATGCCTCTTCGAAAGACCTGGTACATTGGTCCGGGCAACAGAACGTACCGGTGATGGCGCACGAAAATGCCAGCAATTGCTGGGCGCCTGAAATCACCTACGATGCCAAAAAGAAGCAATACGTGATTTACTGGGCCACTACGATTCCCGGCCGCTTCCCCGCCACCGATACACTCGGCGATAACAACCATCGCATGTATTACGTGACGACGAAGGATTTTAAAACCTACACCAAAGCCCAGCTCCTGTACGACCAGGGCTTCAATGTGATCGACGCCACCATTCAGCCCGACGGTAAACGTTACCTCATGTTCCTGAAGGACGAAACCGTGAAGCCCGTACCGCAAAAGAAGCTGTACCTGGTAACCAGCAATAAGCTCACCAGCGGCTACGGCAAGCCCACCACACCCATTACCGGCAATTATTGGGCAGAAGGCCCTACCGCCATCAAGATCGGCAATACCTGGATGGTGTATTTCGACAAGTACACCCAGCACAAATATGGCGTAGTCACCTCCACCGACCTCGTTAACTGGAAAGACGAAAGCGACCGCCTGTCTATGCCCAAAGGCATCCGCCACGGCACCGTCCTTAAAGTGAAGCGGGAAGTCGTAGACCGCCTGCAATAA
- a CDS encoding MarC family protein — protein MFSFDQIFTISFTLFAVIDILGSVPILISLREKIGEISAAKATLASGVLMVLFLMVGEPFLRLMSVDVQSFAVAGSIVIFVIGLEMILGIEFFKSDNDTKTGSLVPIAFPLIAGSGTLTTIMSLKADFNDSNIFAGIFINLVIIYVVLRSLSFIERILGKAGLMVIRKFFGVILLAIAVKIFKSNIGNI, from the coding sequence ATGTTTAGTTTCGACCAAATCTTTACGATCAGCTTCACTTTATTTGCGGTGATCGATATCCTGGGCTCCGTTCCTATCCTGATATCGTTGCGGGAAAAGATCGGGGAGATCAGCGCTGCCAAGGCCACCCTGGCTTCCGGCGTATTGATGGTACTGTTCCTGATGGTGGGCGAGCCTTTCCTGAGGCTGATGAGCGTAGACGTGCAGTCGTTCGCGGTTGCCGGTTCCATCGTGATCTTCGTGATAGGCCTGGAAATGATACTGGGGATTGAGTTTTTCAAGAGTGATAACGATACAAAGACGGGCAGCCTGGTGCCTATCGCCTTCCCGCTGATAGCCGGTTCCGGCACCCTTACTACGATCATGTCGCTGAAAGCTGACTTCAACGACTCCAACATTTTTGCCGGCATCTTCATTAACCTGGTGATCATTTACGTGGTGCTTCGCTCCCTCAGTTTTATAGAACGCATCCTCGGCAAAGCCGGCCTGATGGTAATCCGCAAGTTCTTTGGGGTGATTTTGCTGGCCATCGCCGTAAAAATCTTTAAAAGCAACATCGGGAACATCTAA
- a CDS encoding TonB-dependent receptor plug domain-containing protein, whose translation MQKKFYAFLSGGLLLLMQGAAAQDTTQTNLLNTVVVTATKFAKKQGETGKVVTVISREQIDRSRGKSVAQLLNEQVGMVIAGANSNPGKNKEIYFRGATTNYTTILIDGIPINDASGLTGSNIDLRFIPTDQIERIEILRGTQSTMYGADAIAGVINVITRKGGDKAVSVSGDLNWGSNRTVKGTVGANGRTENIDYNLSFTHLETDGISEAEDTLNTGKFDRDGYKQDAFMANIGIHASEKLTLRPFLMYSKFKSDYDGGSFTDGGNKTNSEFLHTGISGVYTLDKGMIQANYGFQKVNRAETSSFGVSNYDGRNWIGDIFGNYNVTDWMQVLAGVELRKSQLLDTSLSTPNPDMHNTSPYAALFFRNLGGFNLELGGRYTLHNTYGNNFTYTINPSYLIAEKVKVFATLATGFKAPTLTNLYGQWGSNPNLEPEEARTYEGGAEVSVWNNKLDLRGVVFKRDIKNVIFYNNLGEYVNLNEQNDKGFELEATVKPAKSLQINAYYAFVEGSTNTVSSTGKDSLYSDVLARRPKHSGGINIGYEICPHLFISSNVRFNGEKNDLRFDPVTYASSPVMVKEFTLWDMYVEYRYSKKGRLYANFNNITDTKYNEIYGYGTLGFNVMAGISFNF comes from the coding sequence ATGCAAAAGAAGTTTTACGCATTTCTGTCGGGCGGGTTGCTGCTATTAATGCAGGGCGCCGCCGCACAAGACACAACACAAACCAACTTGTTGAACACCGTGGTGGTAACGGCCACCAAGTTCGCCAAGAAACAGGGCGAAACCGGCAAAGTGGTTACCGTTATTTCCCGCGAACAAATCGACCGCAGCCGCGGTAAAAGCGTGGCTCAACTGCTGAACGAGCAGGTAGGCATGGTGATCGCCGGTGCTAACTCCAACCCCGGTAAAAACAAAGAGATTTACTTCCGGGGCGCTACCACCAATTACACCACCATCCTGATCGACGGTATTCCGATTAACGATGCATCTGGGCTCACGGGCAGCAACATTGACCTGCGCTTCATCCCAACCGACCAGATCGAGCGCATTGAAATTCTGCGTGGCACACAAAGCACCATGTACGGTGCCGATGCGATTGCAGGCGTGATCAACGTAATTACCCGCAAGGGCGGCGACAAAGCCGTGAGCGTGAGCGGCGACCTTAACTGGGGTAGCAATCGTACCGTGAAAGGTACAGTAGGCGCTAACGGCCGTACCGAAAACATCGACTACAACCTGAGCTTCACCCACCTGGAAACAGATGGTATTTCCGAAGCGGAGGACACCCTCAACACCGGCAAGTTCGACCGCGACGGCTATAAGCAGGATGCATTTATGGCCAATATCGGCATACACGCCAGCGAAAAACTGACACTGCGCCCGTTCCTCATGTATTCTAAATTCAAGAGCGATTACGATGGCGGTTCCTTTACCGACGGCGGCAACAAAACCAACTCCGAGTTCCTGCATACGGGCATCAGCGGTGTATACACCCTCGATAAAGGTATGATCCAGGCGAACTACGGCTTCCAGAAAGTGAACCGTGCGGAAACAAGCTCCTTTGGTGTTTCGAATTACGACGGCCGCAACTGGATTGGCGATATCTTTGGCAACTACAATGTGACCGACTGGATGCAGGTACTGGCAGGCGTAGAGTTACGTAAATCACAACTGCTGGATACTTCGCTCTCCACCCCTAACCCGGATATGCATAACACCAGTCCTTACGCAGCACTCTTCTTCCGTAACCTGGGCGGCTTTAACCTGGAGCTGGGCGGCCGCTACACGCTGCACAATACCTACGGCAACAACTTCACCTATACCATCAACCCATCTTACCTGATCGCGGAGAAAGTGAAAGTATTTGCGACGTTGGCGACAGGCTTTAAGGCACCAACACTCACTAACCTGTACGGCCAATGGGGATCTAACCCCAACCTGGAGCCGGAAGAAGCGAGGACCTACGAAGGTGGTGCCGAAGTATCTGTATGGAACAACAAACTGGACCTGCGCGGTGTGGTGTTTAAAAGGGATATTAAGAACGTCATCTTTTATAATAACCTGGGCGAGTACGTCAACCTGAACGAGCAGAACGACAAAGGCTTTGAACTGGAGGCCACGGTTAAACCAGCGAAGTCTTTACAGATCAATGCTTATTATGCTTTCGTAGAAGGCAGCACTAACACGGTTTCCAGCACCGGTAAAGACTCTTTGTACTCCGATGTACTCGCACGCCGTCCGAAACACAGCGGTGGCATCAATATAGGTTACGAGATTTGTCCGCACCTGTTCATCAGCTCCAACGTGCGCTTTAATGGCGAGAAGAACGACCTTCGTTTCGACCCCGTTACTTACGCTTCCTCACCGGTGATGGTAAAGGAATTTACCCTGTGGGACATGTACGTGGAGTACCGTTATTCAAAAAAAGGACGTTTATACGCGAATTTTAATAATATTACAGACACGAAATACAATGAAATTTACGGGTACGGCACACTTGGCTTCAACGTGATGGCCGGCATCTCGTTTAACTTTTAA
- a CDS encoding APC family permease — MSIKPKLGIFDLTMIVVSLVIGMGIFRTPVNVARETNDPRVFFAIWIIGGIVSICGALTYAEIGSRYPVAGGFYKVLSHCYHPAYGFMINWMLLISNAASVAAVCLIGAEYISPVLLPDSLQNGAGHKLIGVVAVLVLYGINMLGIRLSATSLNVLTILKILMMVLLCLAVFSGGNPSNANAVVESREPKNWLYIFGAALVPVFFTFGGYQQTINFGSDVKDPGRNMPRGVFYGFAIIVVLYLTINYAYYKVIGFEQLQHTNALAARMAEAFFGPYGFKTISLLLFISVLGYANVNLISNPRMYYAMAEDGILPPVLKRVNSKTQVQEVALSVFVAVILLVLFFVGTFDKILNYVMLFDTIGLASAAASLFILRKKTRHLDGTGIYKMKLYPYLTLLFVVVYLFVTVNIFIQDWKAASIGLSLFVAGLPLYLLMKRVNRKGA, encoded by the coding sequence ATGAGCATTAAACCAAAGCTGGGCATTTTTGACCTTACAATGATCGTGGTAAGCCTGGTCATAGGCATGGGCATCTTTCGCACACCAGTGAACGTGGCGCGCGAAACGAACGACCCGAGGGTGTTTTTTGCTATCTGGATCATTGGGGGGATTGTGAGCATCTGTGGTGCACTTACCTATGCGGAGATCGGCTCACGCTACCCGGTAGCCGGCGGCTTTTACAAGGTGTTGTCACATTGTTACCACCCGGCTTATGGGTTTATGATCAATTGGATGCTGCTCATCTCCAACGCTGCATCTGTAGCGGCGGTATGCCTTATTGGTGCAGAGTATATCAGCCCGGTGCTGTTACCCGATTCGTTACAGAACGGCGCAGGGCATAAACTCATCGGCGTGGTGGCGGTACTGGTCTTATATGGGATCAATATGCTCGGCATTCGCCTGAGCGCTACTAGTTTAAATGTACTCACGATCTTAAAAATATTGATGATGGTGCTGCTTTGCCTCGCGGTGTTCTCCGGCGGCAACCCGTCGAATGCCAATGCGGTGGTGGAAAGTAGGGAGCCTAAAAACTGGCTCTATATCTTTGGCGCGGCGCTGGTGCCAGTGTTTTTTACGTTCGGCGGTTACCAGCAAACGATCAACTTCGGTTCTGATGTAAAAGATCCCGGTCGTAATATGCCGCGCGGTGTGTTTTATGGTTTCGCGATCATCGTAGTATTGTATCTCACCATCAACTACGCTTATTATAAAGTAATCGGGTTTGAACAATTGCAGCACACCAATGCGCTGGCGGCCCGTATGGCGGAAGCTTTCTTTGGTCCGTACGGCTTTAAAACGATCTCGCTATTGCTTTTCATTTCCGTACTGGGCTACGCGAACGTAAACCTGATCTCCAATCCACGCATGTATTACGCGATGGCGGAAGATGGTATACTGCCGCCGGTGCTGAAGCGGGTGAACAGTAAAACGCAGGTACAGGAAGTGGCACTGTCGGTGTTTGTAGCGGTCATTTTGCTCGTGCTGTTTTTTGTAGGCACGTTTGATAAGATCCTCAACTATGTGATGTTGTTCGATACGATCGGACTGGCCTCCGCGGCGGCTAGCCTGTTTATCCTCCGGAAGAAAACCCGGCACCTCGATGGTACTGGTATTTATAAAATGAAATTATATCCCTACCTCACGCTACTGTTTGTGGTAGTATACCTGTTCGTTACAGTAAACATATTTATCCAGGATTGGAAAGCAGCCTCTATCGGACTGAGCCTGTTTGTAGCCGGATTGCCGTTGTACCTGCTGATGAAGCGGGTAAACCGCAAAGGCGCATAA
- a CDS encoding helix-turn-helix domain-containing protein gives MQEDIIIQISTKIKEKRKAKGITVQELADKADVSKGLISQIENNRTVPSLLVLVNIIRALSLDMNEFFNDIHQQKNTPKVILIKKKDYAPFQKEDAKGFFYNRVLTRNLKDSTVDIVLLELKEGAKRPALVKTDAYEYKYVVKGTVEYLINNETYAMEEGDSLFFDGRLPHKPTNVGPGDAVILVIYFFQDFEK, from the coding sequence ATGCAGGAAGACATAATCATTCAGATCAGCACCAAGATAAAGGAAAAACGTAAGGCAAAAGGCATTACCGTACAGGAGCTGGCCGATAAAGCCGACGTTAGCAAGGGATTGATTTCCCAGATTGAAAACAACCGTACCGTACCGTCACTGCTGGTACTGGTAAATATTATCCGCGCGCTTAGCCTGGATATGAACGAGTTTTTCAACGACATCCACCAGCAGAAAAACACGCCAAAGGTAATCCTGATCAAGAAAAAGGACTATGCTCCCTTTCAGAAGGAAGACGCCAAAGGCTTTTTCTATAACCGTGTGCTGACGCGCAACCTGAAAGACAGTACGGTCGACATCGTGCTACTGGAATTGAAGGAAGGTGCGAAACGTCCGGCGCTGGTTAAGACGGATGCGTATGAATATAAATACGTGGTAAAAGGCACGGTAGAATATCTCATCAATAATGAGACGTACGCGATGGAGGAGGGAGATTCCCTGTTCTTCGACGGCCGCCTGCCACACAAGCCTACCAATGTTGGGCCGGGCGATGCGGTGATCCTCGTTATTTACTTCTTCCAGGATTTTGAGAAATAG
- a CDS encoding pyridoxal phosphate-dependent aminotransferase — translation MPTLMNRRDWLRTGAIVTGGLPFLSSFGSFAAPVRTSNPNRQLSDAEFARLAPPELKARLFANENPFGPSEKARKAIIDHLSTSYQYAFMHFDTLVQKVLAHEGIQKDMLLFSSGSSPLLMAAAIAFCREGGNLVTGDPTYDDLPEQAERFGATCKKVPLTADYKLDLDAMEKAVDANTKLVYICNPNNPTATAVDIAKLQSFCERVSKKTMVMVDEAYIDYMPDPAAATMIAAVKKGQNIIVARTFSKLYGFAGLRVGYMIALPETVKKLEVLTPGMFSISGPAIHAATAAYQDKEFLSGALAKTNESKAFLYKTLTAEGYSYIPSVANFVMFPVKMDSERFVQEMMKRGVGVRPWKFGGKEWCRVSIGRMDEMEAFAAAFKEIS, via the coding sequence ATGCCTACGTTAATGAACCGGCGCGACTGGCTGCGGACAGGCGCAATTGTTACAGGAGGCTTGCCTTTCCTGTCGTCCTTCGGGAGTTTTGCTGCGCCTGTAAGGACGAGTAATCCCAACCGGCAGTTAAGCGATGCGGAGTTTGCGCGACTGGCGCCGCCCGAGCTGAAAGCCCGGTTGTTCGCGAACGAGAACCCTTTTGGTCCGTCCGAAAAGGCGCGCAAGGCAATCATCGATCATCTCTCTACTTCTTACCAATACGCATTTATGCACTTCGATACGCTCGTACAAAAAGTACTGGCGCACGAAGGCATACAAAAAGATATGCTGCTGTTCTCCTCCGGTTCATCGCCCTTGCTGATGGCGGCGGCTATTGCATTTTGCAGAGAAGGCGGCAACCTGGTTACGGGCGATCCTACCTACGACGATTTGCCCGAACAGGCAGAACGTTTCGGTGCCACCTGTAAAAAAGTACCGCTGACCGCCGACTACAAACTCGACCTGGACGCGATGGAAAAGGCCGTCGATGCCAATACGAAACTTGTGTACATCTGCAATCCCAACAATCCCACTGCCACCGCAGTAGATATTGCCAAATTGCAGTCGTTCTGCGAACGGGTATCTAAAAAGACAATGGTGATGGTAGATGAAGCATACATCGACTACATGCCCGATCCCGCCGCCGCTACCATGATCGCCGCGGTGAAGAAAGGGCAGAACATTATCGTAGCACGCACGTTTTCGAAGTTGTATGGTTTTGCGGGTTTACGCGTAGGTTATATGATCGCACTGCCTGAAACCGTAAAGAAGTTAGAGGTCCTCACACCGGGAATGTTTTCGATTTCTGGTCCGGCGATACATGCAGCCACGGCGGCCTACCAGGATAAGGAGTTCCTTTCCGGCGCGCTGGCCAAAACCAACGAGAGCAAGGCCTTTTTATATAAAACCCTCACAGCAGAAGGCTATTCTTACATTCCGTCTGTAGCAAATTTCGTGATGTTCCCCGTTAAGATGGATAGCGAACGCTTTGTACAGGAGATGATGAAACGTGGAGTAGGCGTGCGCCCCTGGAAGTTTGGCGGAAAAGAATGGTGCCGCGTAAGCATCGGCCGGATGGATGAAATGGAAGCCTTTGCTGCTGCTTTTAAAGAAATATCTTAA
- a CDS encoding ABC transporter substrate-binding protein, which yields MIASSFLPAATQMIYDMGLQHLLQGITFECPPAALAEKERVVRCVLEGNNYSSEEIDRIFSASKAQGKSLYYVDEELLGRIAPDVIFTQDVCEVCQIDTRCTQQAISMLPKQPQLVPLSPNNLNDVFKCAVDIATALGQEEAAYQHLAALQQRLDAVTDTLRQHRSPLRRVMIMEWMAPIYNCGHWIPYQVAYAGGVDMLSNPAGDSIVTPWEKIQRYDPEVLVIAPCGFLTDRSANELSLLTSLPGWNDLQAVRNGETYLADYDLFTQPSASTLVDGVELLAKLFHPNIFTMPAHLQHKWATLEPAMAISQNPGRSK from the coding sequence ATGATCGCTTCCTCCTTCCTCCCCGCCGCTACGCAAATGATATACGATATGGGCCTGCAACACCTGCTGCAGGGCATCACGTTCGAATGCCCGCCTGCGGCGCTGGCGGAAAAGGAGCGCGTGGTGCGCTGTGTGCTGGAAGGCAATAACTACAGCAGCGAAGAGATAGACCGTATATTCTCCGCCTCCAAAGCGCAGGGGAAGAGCTTATATTATGTGGATGAGGAATTGCTGGGACGTATAGCCCCCGATGTGATCTTTACGCAGGATGTGTGTGAAGTGTGCCAGATCGACACCCGCTGCACCCAGCAGGCCATCAGTATGTTGCCCAAACAGCCGCAGCTGGTGCCACTGAGTCCCAATAACCTCAATGATGTATTTAAGTGTGCAGTCGACATCGCCACCGCGTTAGGACAGGAAGAAGCGGCCTATCAACACCTGGCTGCCCTGCAGCAACGGCTGGATGCGGTTACCGACACATTGCGCCAGCATCGCTCCCCGTTACGCCGCGTAATGATCATGGAATGGATGGCGCCTATCTATAACTGCGGGCACTGGATACCTTACCAGGTTGCCTATGCCGGTGGTGTAGACATGCTTAGCAACCCGGCCGGCGACTCGATCGTAACGCCCTGGGAAAAGATCCAGCGATATGACCCGGAAGTACTGGTGATTGCGCCTTGTGGTTTTTTGACAGACAGGAGCGCCAATGAATTGTCTTTACTGACCAGCCTCCCCGGCTGGAACGATCTGCAGGCCGTTCGAAATGGCGAAACTTACCTGGCAGACTATGATCTGTTTACCCAGCCAAGCGCCAGCACCCTGGTAGATGGTGTGGAGCTGCTGGCTAAGTTATTTCACCCGAATATCTTTACCATGCCGGCACACTTGCAGCACAAGTGGGCTACGCTGGAGCCGGCGATGGCTATTTCTCAAAATCCTGGAAGAAGTAAATAA
- a CDS encoding flavin monoamine oxidase family protein, which produces MPISRRAFLRNGTSALATYPAMMALGMLRPAPAYAFDLDGDAAGKHVLILGAGLAGMTAAYELGKLGYQCTILEARSRAGGRCFTVRKGAINKESGAPVQTAAFDEGQYFNAGPSRIPHHHELTLHYCKELGVPLQVYNNINEAAYYFAEGKGALSNKKVRVREIHNDVRGYTAEMLAKAIDQHQLDAALTKEDTQKIIEFLRAEGGLDVDKLYKASDRRGFIEHPGAGSKSGRIADQPHKLADIIASGLMDPDFYNVAEYAYELQMTMFQAIGGMDVIVKALEKKVGRQIRFGCEVTAIHNQPEGVTVNYKDKDGAKQLKADLCICTIPLPVLSNIDHNFSSDVSRAIDTVPYMQTCKIGLQFKRRFWEEDEQIYGGITHTNNELAQIFYPSYDYLGKKGILIGAYNFNERAKRTGDLDFAQRQQMALDKGRLIHPQYAQEFETGFSVCWHKTEHSLGGWALYTGAARKSAYAALQQPDKQVYFAGEHMTYLNAWMAGAFESARKTVADIHARVMAP; this is translated from the coding sequence ATGCCTATATCCAGACGAGCGTTCCTGCGCAATGGTACCTCCGCCCTTGCCACTTACCCTGCCATGATGGCCCTGGGCATGCTCAGGCCTGCACCGGCGTATGCATTTGACCTGGATGGAGATGCTGCCGGTAAACATGTATTGATACTGGGTGCGGGTCTGGCTGGCATGACGGCGGCTTACGAATTAGGTAAGCTGGGGTATCAATGTACTATACTGGAAGCCCGTAGTCGCGCTGGTGGCCGATGTTTTACGGTACGCAAAGGTGCTATTAACAAGGAGAGCGGGGCGCCGGTGCAAACGGCTGCCTTCGATGAAGGGCAATACTTCAATGCGGGGCCTTCGCGTATTCCGCATCATCATGAGCTTACGCTACATTATTGTAAGGAACTGGGAGTGCCGTTGCAGGTGTATAACAACATTAACGAGGCGGCTTATTACTTTGCAGAAGGAAAAGGGGCGCTCAGCAACAAAAAAGTGCGCGTGCGCGAGATACATAACGATGTGCGCGGATATACGGCCGAAATGCTGGCCAAGGCGATCGATCAGCATCAGCTGGATGCGGCGCTTACAAAGGAAGACACACAAAAGATCATCGAGTTTTTACGGGCGGAAGGCGGGCTGGACGTGGATAAGCTTTACAAAGCATCCGACCGGCGCGGGTTTATTGAACATCCCGGTGCTGGAAGTAAATCGGGGCGTATCGCCGATCAACCGCATAAACTGGCCGACATTATTGCATCGGGGTTAATGGACCCGGACTTTTACAACGTGGCAGAATATGCGTATGAGCTGCAGATGACGATGTTTCAGGCCATTGGCGGGATGGACGTGATCGTGAAAGCATTGGAAAAGAAAGTGGGCAGGCAGATACGTTTCGGATGTGAGGTAACAGCCATTCATAACCAGCCGGAAGGTGTGACGGTGAATTATAAAGATAAAGACGGCGCGAAACAACTAAAGGCCGATCTTTGCATTTGTACAATACCGCTGCCCGTGCTCAGTAATATCGACCACAATTTTTCTTCGGATGTAAGCCGGGCGATAGACACGGTACCTTATATGCAAACCTGCAAAATCGGGTTGCAGTTTAAACGACGCTTCTGGGAAGAAGACGAGCAGATTTACGGGGGCATCACCCACACGAACAACGAACTGGCACAAATATTTTATCCATCTTACGACTATCTCGGCAAAAAGGGCATCCTGATCGGGGCTTATAATTTCAATGAACGCGCCAAACGCACCGGTGACCTCGATTTTGCACAGCGGCAACAAATGGCGCTGGACAAAGGTCGCCTCATTCATCCGCAATATGCGCAGGAGTTTGAGACTGGTTTTTCTGTGTGCTGGCACAAAACGGAACACAGTTTAGGCGGATGGGCGCTGTACACAGGAGCTGCCCGTAAATCGGCCTACGCTGCATTACAGCAGCCGGACAAGCAAGTATATTTCGCCGGCGAACATATGACGTATCTGAATGCCTGGATGGCCGGGGCTTTTGAGTCGGCCCGTAAAACAGTGGCAGATATTCATGCAAGGGTGATGGCACCATAA
- a CDS encoding DUF6580 family putative transport protein has protein sequence MSLKQLQPRFIVLLAFILAVGVLRTATAGQITAISNFSPVGAMALFGGAYFSEKWKSYVFPLLTLFISDVLIMKIFFSDLSTGLLYDGWIWNYLAVAAMVLCGQLLIRKVSISNLLIAGIVSAVAHWLISDLGMWMSSLSIYSHDFNGLLECYIAAIPFMKNMMIANLVYGAIMFFGFEYTKARYPVLAQA, from the coding sequence ATGTCACTAAAACAACTTCAGCCCCGCTTCATAGTACTACTGGCCTTTATACTGGCAGTAGGCGTGCTGCGGACCGCTACCGCCGGACAAATCACCGCGATCTCCAACTTCTCTCCCGTAGGAGCGATGGCCTTATTTGGCGGTGCTTACTTTTCAGAAAAGTGGAAATCATACGTGTTTCCCCTGCTTACGCTGTTCATCAGCGATGTACTGATCATGAAGATTTTTTTTAGTGACCTCAGTACCGGCCTGCTGTACGATGGCTGGATATGGAACTACCTTGCCGTAGCCGCCATGGTATTATGCGGACAGCTGCTCATCCGTAAAGTGAGCATCAGCAACCTGCTGATTGCCGGTATTGTGAGCGCTGTGGCCCATTGGCTGATCAGCGACCTCGGTATGTGGATGAGCAGCCTGAGTATTTACAGCCATGACTTTAATGGATTGCTGGAATGCTACATTGCCGCTATTCCTTTTATGAAGAATATGATGATCGCCAACCTCGTGTACGGCGCGATCATGTTCTTTGGATTTGAATACACCAAAGCCAGGTACCCGGTACTGGCCCAGGCTTAA